CATCGAGGGCTGCTCGCAATGTGCCATCTACCTCGTTGGAGCGTTCCAGTCCCGGGCCAACGAGATGGATCAACCTGGGCCTGCCGGAGGAGCGCGCCTCCTGGAAGGGCTTCGCGCCATCCGTGGCCGGATCGCGCGCATCCTGGCCGAAGAAATAGGGCAGGATCAGCGAGATGTCCTCGAGCGATGCCGTCATGGGTCCCGGTGCGTCCAGCGACCAGCTCAACGGCAGCACGCCGTGGCGCGATGCACGGCCATAGCTCGGTTTGAAACCGTAGATCCCGCAGGCTGCCGAGGGAATTCGAACGGAGCCGCCGGTATCGCTGCCGAGCGCCGCCGACACGATTCCAGCCGCCACTGCCGCGCCTGAACCACCGCTGCTGCCGCCGGTGATGCGGTTTCTGTCGTGCGGATTGCGCGTCGCGCCGAAGCTCGATGTGCTGTTTGTCGCGCCATAGGCCCATTCGTGCATGTTGGTTTTGCCCAGCACCACTGCGCCGGCCCGCCGGAGATTGGCGACTACCGTCGCGTCCTCTCCCGACGGTTCGAATGGCAGCGCGTTCGAGCAGGCGGTGGTCGGATAATCGATCGTCAGATAATTGTCCTTGACCGCGATCGGGATACCGTCAATCGGGCTGAGCCGTCGCCCCAGTCGCCGCCGTTGGTCCGCCGCCCTGGCCTGTCGCATGACAATTGGCTCATCGACTGCGACGAAGGCGTTCAGGTCCGAAAACGCTTTCGCGCGGCCAAGCGCAGCTTCGGCCAGGGAGGAGGCTGTCCGGCTGCCATCGGCCAAGGCGGCGATCTGGGAAGACATGGAATCATGCGCAATGGTCATGAGCGATCCTCGGCAACGAAGCCATGGGCCGGTTCCGGCAATTGCAGCGTGAATTTCCTCAGGCCGCCGCGAATGCGCTTCAGGGTGGCTTCAATCATCTTCAATTGGTCGTCAGTGAGTTCGTTCTGATGTGTCATCTCAGACTCCCAGCAATTCCTGTTGCAGTTGGCGGTTGGCGCGGAAACTCTCTCGATCGGTCTCCAGGCGGATCGCGCCCTTCTCCATCACGTAGAGGCGCTCGGCGATCGACAGACAGAAGTCGAGGTCCTGTTCGGCGACCAGGATGGCGATGTTGCGCTCCTTGTTGATGCGTTTGAGAATCCCCGAAATATCGTCGATGATCGAGGGCTGGACGCCCTCGGTGGGTTCGTCCAGCAGCAGGATTCGCGGCTGGATCGCCAATGCGCGGGCAAGAGCGAGGATTTGCTGCTGTCCGCCCGAGAGGCCACCGGCGAGATCGTCAGCCTTCTGCCTGAGGATCGGGAAATCCTCCATGGCCTCGGCAACCGCCCGCTTTCCATTGTGGCCGTTGGCCTCGGCGGCGACCGCGATGTTCTCGATGACGGTCATGCGCGGGAAAACATAGCGTCCTTGCGGGACATAACCGATGCCGAGGCGAGCGCGCCTGGCCGGCGAGGCTGGCGCGATGGCGCCATCGATCTCGACCTGTCCCTGCATGGCAGGCAGCAGCCCAGTGGCGAGGCGCATCAGCGTCGATTTGCCTACCCCGTTGCGGCCGAGCAGGCCGACAACTTCGCCGGCACCCACCGTGAGCGACACATCGCGGACGATTGTGGTCTTGCCGTAGCCGCTCGTTGCGTTGACGATGCTAAACATGCTGGCGTCTCCCGAGATAGATATCGAGGACGCGCTCGTTGGCTCTCAGCGTATCGATGTCGCCCTCGGCGAAGACTTCGCCCTGATGGAGCACGGTGACATGGCCATCAAGTGTGCGGACAAAATCCATGTCGTGCTCCACCACGACTACGGTCGTGTGCCGCGCAAGCGTGCGGACCAGGACGGAGAGTTCGCGGGTTTCCTCGTTGGTCATGCCTGCCGCAGGCTCGTCGAGAAAGACGATGCGGGGTGCGAGGCAGAGCACCATGCCGATATCGAGCCATTGCTGCTGGCCGTGCGACAGGGCCGATGCCTCGACATCCGCCTGTTCCGGAAGCCCGAGCATCGCCATGATCTTGCCGCTCACTTCGTCTGCAACTTTGGGATCGCGGGTCCGCGCATAGGCGGCGATCCAGAGGTTGTCCCGGACCGTAAGGGCGCCGAAGACCTGCGGTTTCTGGTTCTTGACACCCATGCCGTCGCGGACGCGGGCAAAGATCGCCTTCTTCGTCACGTCGCCGCCGCCGAGTTCGATCCGGCCGGCGTCGGGTCCGTAGATGCCGACGCAGGTCTTGAGGAAGGAACTCTTGCCGGCGCCGTTCGGTCCGATCAGCGAGTAGGGGCGACCGGGTTTGAAGCTTCGGCTGACGCGGTTGACAGGGATCACGCCGCCGAAGCGCTTCAGTAGCTCGGTGGTGACGAGGTGCTTGGCGGGACCGGCACTGCGCGCGGCATCTTCAAGAATCCCATCCAGCACTTTCTCGTCGATCACCACAGGCTTGCAGTTCTTGGCTGCGTCATTGGGATCGGGAAGCGAGCGCTTCCAGAGACCGCCGACCGAGCCGACCAGTCCGTTCTGCAGGAACAGCACCAGGACGATCAGCACACCGCCGAGGATGAGAGTCGTCTGGCCGCTGACAGCGCCGCCGCCCAGCCAGTAGGACAGGCCACCGATCGCGAGAGCCCCGACAAAGGCACCGGCCAATGTGCCGAGCCCGCCGACAAGCACGTAGATCGGCACCAGAAGCGCCTCCTGCACGGAGAAGATCGACGGGCTCAGGTAGTTGGACCAGGCGGCGAACAGTGCGCCGGCCACACCGGCGATCGCGCCGGCATAGGCGAAGTTCGCGAGCTGATATTTGCGGACATCATAGCCGAGAAGTTCGGTCTTCTGGGCGTCGATGCGGATGCAGTCGATCACCTTGCCGAACGTGCCCTGCATCAACCAGCGGGTCAGGAAATAGAGCAAGGCTGAAACGACGATCACCAGAACGAGCGCCTGCGCGGGTCCGAGTGGCTCGGCGGCGGGATCGAGAGCAAGGACGTAGCCGGGAATGTTCGACAGCCCGTTGTCGCCGCCGATTTCCGCCTCGCCGACCTTGATCTTCAGGGATTGCGAGAGCGACCAGAGCAGCAGGGTCAGCGTATAGGTGAGGATCGTACTTTGAAGCGGCCCCATCCTGGCGAAGAACATGATACCGCCAAGCACTGCCGCGACCGCCGCGCCGAAGATGGCGCCACCGAGCAAGGCCCAAAGGACCGAGCCACCAATGACCGGCAGGAGATTGATGGCAACGACGCTGCCGAAATATCCGCCAAGGCCGAAGAAGGCTGTCTGGCCGAGGCTGAGCAATCCACCTCGGCCCCAGACGATGTCGAGGCTCAGGCCCAGCAATCCGAAGATCACCCAGGATGTCGCGACATAGGCCAGGTAAGGATCGATGAATCCGGCGGAGCCGAGACCCAGAATGGCCGCTGTGCCCGGGAAGACGAGGCCGGCATGCTTGTAGAGAAAATGTGAGATGTTCATCTGTCCGGTCCTCACATCTTCTGTCGCCAATTGGCGGAAATGCCTGACGGAAACAGCCAGAGGATCAAGGCCGTGACGAGGAAGAAGAAGACGTCGCCGGCGACAGATGTCAGGAAGCTTGCGGTCACCGATGTACCGCCGCCGAGGCCGAGTGCGGCGATGACGCTGCCCGTGAGTGTGACCGGCCCGGCGACGACTACCGTTAGAAAAGCCTTGATGACGAAGGCAAAACCCATGGATGGCGTGGCGGGCACGATGGGCAGCAGCACTGCGCCGGCAAAGCCCGCGAGGCCGCAGCCGATCGCAAAGGTGACCGTGTTGACCCGCTTCGCCTCGATGCCGATTGCGAGCGCCATTTCGGGTTGCTGGATGGATGCGCGTGCCTTCCGGCCATAGGCTGTTCTCGTCATCAGGAGGTAGACAAAAATGGTCATCGCGGCGGCCACCACGATCATCAGCAGCGGATAGACCGCCAGGCTGTAGCGACCGATGTGCACGTTGTAATGCGGCATGCCGATGCCTGGCGTTACCGTGCCGAAGATGAGAACCGCGAGCTGATAGAACACCATGCTCAGGCCCCAGGTCGCGAGCATCGTATCGAAGAGCCGGCCATAGAGCCGGCTGATGATCAGCACTTCTACAAGCGCGCCGATCGCCATCGTCACCGCAACCGCAATGGGGATGGACAGGATGTAGGGCACGCCAGCTTGCGTTGCGGACAGGGCTGCATAGGCGCCGATCATCAGGAACTCGCCATGTGCAAGGTTGATGACGCCCATAAGCCCGAAAACGACGGCAAGTCCGATCGTCGCGATCAGCAGGATCGATGCGCTCGAGAGCGACGACAGCAGGACGGTCGCCAGGTAGTCGACTTCCATTGGAACCTCCGGAATGGCGCGCCCGGATCGGGCGCGCATCGGCATTATTCGGCTTCAGGCGTGAAATGCTTGGCGAGCGTGGGGTTCGCCACGAGGTCGCACTTGTCGTTCTCATAGAGCGGAGGCGTTTCCTCGAACGTATCGACGATCTTGAAGCTGTGCTTGTCGTCGCCCTCGGCAATATAGATGTTCTGCCTGAGGTGATGCGATCCGGGTTCGAGCACGACCTTGCCATTGGGCGCGTCGAACGTCAGGCCGCTTTCGAGCGCGGCGATGACTGCTGCCGATTCCGCCGAACCTGCCTTCTTGACCGCTTCGGCCCAGAGATGGACGGCGTTCCAGACATCGACTGCCTCGGAAACGATCGGCGTGTCGGAGCCGTATTTTGCCTGCCAGGCCTTGACGAACGCGGCATTGGCTGGGTTCTCGACAACCTGGAAATAGCCCTGGCTGGCGATCAGGCCCTTGCCGGCATCCGGCGAGACGACGACCTGCTGATTGCCCGAGCCGTAGTTGGTCGAGACGACGCCG
Above is a window of Rhizobium sp. TH2 DNA encoding:
- a CDS encoding amidase; this encodes MTIAHDSMSSQIAALADGSRTASSLAEAALGRAKAFSDLNAFVAVDEPIVMRQARAADQRRRLGRRLSPIDGIPIAVKDNYLTIDYPTTACSNALPFEPSGEDATVVANLRRAGAVVLGKTNMHEWAYGATNSTSSFGATRNPHDRNRITGGSSGGSGAAVAAGIVSAALGSDTGGSVRIPSAACGIYGFKPSYGRASRHGVLPLSWSLDAPGPMTASLEDISLILPYFFGQDARDPATDGAKPFQEARSSGRPRLIHLVGPGLERSNEVDGTLRAALDASDASVRESTLDHMDSYFAAWEAILHCEASAYHVQRSNADMSAYSTVTQAHLVAGGMLSGLDLIKAQRIRSHLVETLTRGLGDWDALVLPTLPIVAPREDEEWQEFSGRRVTTQDSMTWFCWIGNLAGFPCISIPMPREPGLMPVGMMLMGRPGEDEALLAVAEWIDKKLKRNV
- a CDS encoding branched-chain amino acid ABC transporter permease, encoding MEVDYLATVLLSSLSSASILLIATIGLAVVFGLMGVINLAHGEFLMIGAYAALSATQAGVPYILSIPIAVAVTMAIGALVEVLIISRLYGRLFDTMLATWGLSMVFYQLAVLIFGTVTPGIGMPHYNVHIGRYSLAVYPLLMIVVAAAMTIFVYLLMTRTAYGRKARASIQQPEMALAIGIEAKRVNTVTFAIGCGLAGFAGAVLLPIVPATPSMGFAFVIKAFLTVVVAGPVTLTGSVIAALGLGGGTSVTASFLTSVAGDVFFFLVTALILWLFPSGISANWRQKM
- a CDS encoding ATP-binding cassette domain-containing protein, with amino-acid sequence MNISHFLYKHAGLVFPGTAAILGLGSAGFIDPYLAYVATSWVIFGLLGLSLDIVWGRGGLLSLGQTAFFGLGGYFGSVVAINLLPVIGGSVLWALLGGAIFGAAVAAVLGGIMFFARMGPLQSTILTYTLTLLLWSLSQSLKIKVGEAEIGGDNGLSNIPGYVLALDPAAEPLGPAQALVLVIVVSALLYFLTRWLMQGTFGKVIDCIRIDAQKTELLGYDVRKYQLANFAYAGAIAGVAGALFAAWSNYLSPSIFSVQEALLVPIYVLVGGLGTLAGAFVGALAIGGLSYWLGGGAVSGQTTLILGGVLIVLVLFLQNGLVGSVGGLWKRSLPDPNDAAKNCKPVVIDEKVLDGILEDAARSAGPAKHLVTTELLKRFGGVIPVNRVSRSFKPGRPYSLIGPNGAGKSSFLKTCVGIYGPDAGRIELGGGDVTKKAIFARVRDGMGVKNQKPQVFGALTVRDNLWIAAYARTRDPKVADEVSGKIMAMLGLPEQADVEASALSHGQQQWLDIGMVLCLAPRIVFLDEPAAGMTNEETRELSVLVRTLARHTTVVVVEHDMDFVRTLDGHVTVLHQGEVFAEGDIDTLRANERVLDIYLGRRQHV
- a CDS encoding ABC transporter ATP-binding protein, with translation MFSIVNATSGYGKTTIVRDVSLTVGAGEVVGLLGRNGVGKSTLMRLATGLLPAMQGQVEIDGAIAPASPARRARLGIGYVPQGRYVFPRMTVIENIAVAAEANGHNGKRAVAEAMEDFPILRQKADDLAGGLSGGQQQILALARALAIQPRILLLDEPTEGVQPSIIDDISGILKRINKERNIAILVAEQDLDFCLSIAERLYVMEKGAIRLETDRESFRANRQLQQELLGV